A part of Verrucomicrobiia bacterium genomic DNA contains:
- a CDS encoding DUF4430 domain-containing protein: MRKLLFATLLLTAALSCGTKEKPAPSGRVDSTLTVRYYGADGKTALELLEASHEVEKKTSSVGSFVEGIDGVKNQEGRFWLYYVNGKPPDVASDRYQTAAGDTIEWRFEKENKEEK; the protein is encoded by the coding sequence ATGCGAAAACTCTTGTTTGCGACCCTGCTTTTGACCGCGGCTCTTTCCTGCGGAACGAAGGAGAAACCGGCCCCTTCCGGCCGGGTTGACAGCACTTTAACGGTGCGCTATTATGGCGCGGACGGCAAAACCGCGTTGGAGCTTTTGGAAGCGTCGCACGAAGTTGAAAAAAAGACTTCATCCGTCGGCAGTTTTGTGGAAGGGATTGACGGCGTAAAAAACCAGGAAGGCCGGTTCTGGTTGTATTACGTCAATGGAAAACCGCCGGACGTCGCCTCCGACCGGTATCAAACGGCCGCCGGCGACACGATTGAATGGCGGTTCGAAAAGGAAAACAAGGAGGAAAAATGA
- a CDS encoding YncE family protein, translating into MSKTVVRISRRVAGILLLAIFPNLSFGQSARLWVANGLAETASRIILDSGTVSNHLLTLGIIPNQIVVSDNYLLAVNSGESNIQVFNRNTLAELGTIELGPNKNPWNLVMVDSAAGYVTNFNTNTVSKFNAISRTVLDEFPVGQSPEGLAFARGKIWVCNTGFNPNDFSYGQGELAVIDPAADSVVARINVGTNPQAVKPTPDGKLLAVCTGNFGSISGSLYIIDPTGQTVTDSILTGGQPSTAAVTSGNIAYLPAGGFVGNGNAFKVNLNTKTVERGPGNPIPVGTGATDAVYDIDSGWVYVACFSDGTVKKIGPSDAVVASFQMGDGSVSLDIAYPFRAGDLNGDGQASPADVVALLGCVFSGCAPAPRNSQMDLNRDGHKTPSDVVCELNHVFLGAPLPCR; encoded by the coding sequence ATGTCGAAAACAGTTGTGAGAATATCACGGCGGGTGGCAGGTATTCTGTTGCTGGCGATTTTTCCCAACCTTTCCTTTGGTCAAAGCGCCCGGCTCTGGGTGGCCAACGGGCTGGCGGAGACCGCCAGCCGTATCATTCTGGACAGCGGCACCGTTTCCAATCACCTTTTAACGCTCGGAATCATACCAAACCAAATTGTGGTTTCAGACAATTACCTTTTGGCCGTCAATTCCGGCGAAAGCAACATTCAGGTTTTCAACCGGAACACGCTGGCTGAACTGGGAACGATTGAACTGGGGCCGAACAAAAATCCCTGGAATCTGGTGATGGTTGATTCGGCCGCGGGGTACGTGACCAATTTCAACACCAACACGGTTTCCAAGTTCAACGCCATCTCCCGAACGGTGCTGGATGAATTCCCGGTCGGCCAGTCGCCGGAAGGATTGGCGTTTGCCCGGGGAAAAATCTGGGTCTGCAACACCGGCTTCAATCCGAACGATTTTTCCTACGGGCAGGGGGAACTGGCGGTGATCGACCCGGCGGCCGATTCGGTCGTCGCCCGAATCAACGTCGGCACCAACCCGCAGGCCGTCAAACCCACGCCGGATGGAAAGCTGCTTGCGGTCTGCACCGGGAACTTCGGCTCCATATCCGGTTCCCTTTATATAATTGACCCAACCGGCCAAACCGTCACCGACAGCATTTTGACCGGCGGACAACCCTCCACGGCGGCCGTGACTTCCGGCAACATTGCCTATCTTCCCGCGGGCGGTTTCGTGGGGAACGGAAACGCTTTCAAAGTGAATCTGAACACCAAAACCGTGGAGCGCGGACCGGGCAATCCGATTCCGGTCGGCACTGGCGCGACGGACGCCGTTTACGACATCGACAGCGGCTGGGTGTACGTGGCCTGTTTTTCCGATGGAACGGTGAAAAAAATCGGCCCTTCCGATGCCGTTGTCGCCAGCTTTCAAATGGGGGACGGCTCCGTTTCATTAGACATTGCCTACCCCTTTCGGGCCGGCGATTTGAACGGGGACGGGCAGGCATCCCCGGCGGACGTGGTTGCCCTGCTCGGCTGCGTGTTTTCGGGCTGCGCGCCCGCGCCGCGCAATTCTCAAATGGACTTGAACCGGGACGGGCATAAAACTCCAAGCGACGTGGTTTGCGAGCTGAACCACGTTTTTCTGGGCGCTCCCCTCCCCTGCCGCTAA